One window of Halopseudomonas maritima genomic DNA carries:
- the acpP gene encoding acyl carrier protein — protein sequence MSTIEERVKKIVAEQLGVKEEEVTNSASFVEDLGADSLDTVELVMALEEEFETEIPDEEAEKITTVQEAIDYVNAHQK from the coding sequence ATGAGTACCATCGAAGAACGCGTCAAGAAAATCGTTGCCGAGCAGCTCGGTGTCAAAGAAGAGGAAGTGACCAACAGCGCTTCTTTCGTTGAAGATCTTGGCGCTGACTCCCTGGACACCGTGGAGCTGGTGATGGCTCTCGAAGAAGAATTCGAGACCGAGATTCCGGATGAAGAAGCCGAGAAGATCACCACCGTTCAGGAAGCTATCGACTACGTGAATGCTCATCAGAAGTAA
- the fabG gene encoding 3-oxoacyl-ACP reductase FabG, producing MSLEGKVALVTGASRGIGQAIAHALAAQGAVVVGTATSDQGAQAIGDKLAAAGYKGAGMKLDVRDPESVAAVLAAITESYGAPAILVNNAGITADNLLMRMKDDEWDDVIGTNLSSVYRLSKAVLRGMTKGRWGRIINISSVVGGMGNAGQSNYAAAKAGMEGFTRALAREVGSRAITVNAVAPGFIDTDMTRALNDSQRSVMLEQIPLARLGQAEEIAAAVAFLASESAGYITGATLPVNGGMYM from the coding sequence ATGAGTCTGGAAGGAAAGGTAGCGCTGGTCACCGGCGCGAGCAGAGGCATCGGGCAAGCCATTGCCCACGCATTGGCAGCGCAAGGCGCCGTCGTTGTAGGGACGGCAACCAGTGACCAGGGCGCTCAGGCGATTGGCGACAAACTGGCTGCTGCGGGGTACAAGGGCGCTGGCATGAAGCTGGATGTACGTGACCCCGAATCGGTTGCTGCGGTATTGGCTGCGATCACCGAGAGCTACGGTGCGCCGGCGATCCTGGTCAACAACGCGGGTATTACCGCCGATAATCTGCTGATGCGGATGAAGGATGACGAGTGGGATGATGTTATCGGCACCAACCTCAGCTCGGTCTACCGTTTGTCCAAGGCTGTCCTGCGGGGCATGACCAAGGGTCGCTGGGGGCGTATCATTAACATCAGTTCGGTGGTGGGCGGCATGGGTAATGCCGGTCAGTCCAACTACGCGGCAGCCAAGGCGGGTATGGAAGGTTTTACCCGTGCGTTGGCCCGTGAAGTTGGCTCACGCGCCATTACTGTGAACGCGGTTGCACCCGGCTTTATTGACACTGACATGACGCGTGCGCTTAATGACAGCCAGCGTTCGGTCATGCTGGAGCAGATCCCGCTCGCGCGTCTGGGGCAGGCAGAAGAAATTGCTGCTGCGGTTGCATTCCTGGCAAGCGAGAGCGCTGGCTACATTACCGGTGCTACACTGCCAGTCAACGGTGGCATGTACATGTAA
- the fabF gene encoding beta-ketoacyl-ACP synthase II, whose protein sequence is MSRRRVVVTGLGMLSPLGNTVESSWQAALAGKSGIGPIEHMDVSAFGTRIGGSVRDFEVELYMAAKEARKLDLFIQYGLAACIQSITDSGLEITDQNRDRIGVVMGSGIGGLTNIEKNHEQLLNSGPRRISPFFVPGSIINMVAGYLSIQYGLQGPNYALTTACTTGTHSIGMAARNIAYGEADVMVAGGSEMATTSLGLGGFSAARAMSTRNDDPQGASRPWDRERDGFVLSDGAGALVLEEYEHAKARGATIYAELVGFGMSGDAYHMTAPPEDGRGGAKCMENALKDAGLNPDQVDYINAHGTSTPAGDVAETRAVKSVFGAHASELAISSTKSMTGHLLGAAGAVEAVFSVLALRDQVAPPTINLDNPDEGCDLNYVPHQAQQRALNVVLSNSFGFGGTNGSLVFRRCE, encoded by the coding sequence GTGTCGCGCAGACGCGTGGTAGTTACAGGTCTGGGGATGTTGTCGCCACTGGGTAATACGGTCGAAAGCAGCTGGCAGGCCGCACTGGCGGGAAAGAGCGGGATCGGCCCGATTGAGCACATGGATGTCAGTGCCTTTGGTACGCGCATCGGCGGCTCGGTGCGTGATTTCGAGGTTGAGCTGTACATGGCCGCGAAAGAAGCGCGCAAGCTGGATTTGTTTATCCAGTACGGGTTGGCTGCCTGCATTCAATCGATTACCGACTCGGGACTGGAGATTACCGACCAGAACCGTGATCGTATCGGTGTTGTGATGGGTTCCGGTATTGGTGGCCTGACCAACATCGAGAAAAACCACGAGCAGTTGCTCAATAGCGGTCCGCGCCGTATTTCTCCCTTCTTTGTGCCCGGCTCGATCATCAACATGGTTGCTGGCTATCTGTCCATTCAGTACGGTCTGCAAGGTCCCAACTATGCGCTGACCACCGCGTGCACCACGGGTACGCACAGCATCGGCATGGCGGCCCGCAACATTGCTTACGGTGAGGCGGATGTGATGGTGGCGGGTGGCTCGGAAATGGCGACCACCAGCCTGGGTCTGGGCGGTTTCAGTGCGGCTCGTGCCATGTCGACCCGTAATGATGATCCCCAGGGCGCCAGCCGCCCTTGGGATCGTGAGCGTGACGGTTTTGTGCTGTCTGACGGCGCCGGCGCCCTGGTGCTGGAGGAGTACGAGCACGCCAAGGCGCGTGGCGCAACTATTTATGCCGAGCTGGTTGGCTTTGGCATGAGCGGCGACGCCTATCACATGACTGCTCCGCCGGAAGACGGTCGGGGTGGCGCCAAGTGCATGGAGAATGCCCTGAAAGATGCTGGCCTGAACCCGGATCAAGTGGACTACATCAACGCCCACGGGACGTCGACCCCCGCCGGGGATGTGGCTGAGACCCGTGCGGTCAAGTCGGTGTTTGGTGCTCATGCCAGCGAGCTGGCAATCAGTTCGACCAAGTCCATGACCGGTCACCTGCTGGGCGCTGCCGGCGCCGTGGAAGCGGTTTTCAGCGTGCTGGCGCTGCGTGATCAGGTCGCGCCGCCAACCATCAATCTGGATAACCCGGATGAAGGCTGTGATCTGAATTATGTGCCGCATCAGGCGCAGCAACGCGCGCTGAATGTCGTGCTGTCCAACTCCTTTGGTTTTGGCGGTACCAACGGCAGTCTGGTATTTCGTCGCTGCGAATGA